The window AGGTAATGTGGTGGTATTATCATGCATTACCTGAACTGCCCAAACGAAGTGTCTACATAAATGAAGCACTTGTTGAGGATTGCTCTAATAAATCCAATGATAAACTTGGTTTTAAAATTTATTATGATCTTATGTTGGCAACACCTGGGCAATTCAATTTATGCTTTCCCAATCAATATGGTTCATTGGAATTCAATATCGACGTCAAACTAAGCCAAGAATACGATCCATACAACCCTATCACTCGGCAAATGTATCTACCTTTCTTTTATCAGGACAATACAAGAAATTTCTTTGTCACATCTGCATCTCAAATTGAATTTGATACGAAAGTGGTTAAAAAAAAATGGCACAATTTTTTTCATCCATATACTTGCCGCTTCATTAGTGAACTCAATCGCAATGGTATTGATGGTATTTTAGCGCCTCCTGATCAAGGATCTGATATGAATCGTCAATTTTGCCACAACATATTTTTTAAAGATCAATACATACCATTAAAAGCAGAAAAACCCTATCCAATAGAGTGGATTGATTTCATGCCGGATGGTTCATATTCTCTCTACAACTGGGAACTGTTTTTCCATGCTCCCCTACTGATTGCTGACCGCTTAATGGATGAGCAGCGCTTCGAAGAGGCGCAAAAGTGGCTCCATTACATCTTCGACCCCACCATTGATGATGATCCGGTCAACATGCCGTTGTTATTTCAAAAGATTCAGAAAGTTCTGGAAGATATTCTCGGGGTAACTGGCATTGACTATCAAACCGATACAACAGCCAGGCGTTACTGGAAAATTCAACCGTTCTTTCTCAACTGTCTGGATCAGATTTCCATTCAGCAACTAATGATGCATATGGCCAAAGCAAAGAATTGGAATGAAAAGAACCCTGCCAGGCAACTACTTGAGACCATGGTCGAACAATGGCGTGAGGACCCATTCAAGCCCCACTTGATTGCCCGCCTGCGTATCTCAGCCTACCAAAAAAACGTGGTAATGAAGTATCTCAATAATCTAATCGCCTGGGCGGACAACCTGTTTCGGCGTGATACCATGGAATCTATCAACGAAGCGACCCAACTCTATATCCTGGCAGCCAAAATTCTGGGCCCCAGACCAACTGAAATTCAGTCTCGCACATCAAGGCCTGTGAAAACCTATAATGATCTGGAACCCCATCTGGACGCATTCAGTAATGCCTTGGTTGAAATTGAAAATCATCTTGTTTCACCCCTTCCTTCCATGGACAATAATCTGCCATTTTTTCAAAAAAAGAAAATGCTTCTCCCTGAGTTCCAGGACTCCGGCTGGCCATCTGTATCGGCTACCCTTTCCAACCCATCTCTTTATTTCTGCATTCCGCACAACGAGGAGATGTTGGCGTACTGGGACACCATCAGCGACAGGCTTTTCAAGGTCCGTCATTGTATGAATATTGAGGGTATGGTCCGGCAATTACCGCTGTTCGAGCCGCCCATCAACCCGGCGCTTCTGGTTAAAGCCGCTGCTGCCGGTCTGGATATTGGATCGGTGTTGCAGGATCTCTATGCACCAATGCCCACGTATCGTTTTCAGGTAATACTCCAGAAAGCTGTGGAATTTTGTGGAGAAGTTAAATCCTTAGGTGCCGCACTGTTATCAGCCCTTGAGAAAAAAGACGCGGAAGCCTTGAGTCTGCTGAGAACAAATAACGAAGTCGATTTGCTGAAAACTGCCACACAAATAAAAGAAAAACAAATAGAGGAAGCGGAAGAATCAATTGCTGTGCTAATTGAATCAAAGGCCCTGGCTACAGCACGCAAACAACATTATGAAAATATTTCGACACGTCTGCCCGAAGAGAGCCATTATCTCGAAAAACAAGCTGAGTCTATAGCGTGGCAAATCCTGAGCCAAGAAGCGGCGTACCTTGGTTCAAGCGCAGCCACCCCTGTTCCAGAAATCATAACAGCAGGAAGGGCACCAAGCGCGGCTGGCGTCGATACAAAAATACTAAGCGGTGAAAAAATAGCAGCAATTGCAAATTTAGTGAGCATGTATCTGGGATGGCTGGGCCAGATTAATAGTTTGGAAGGGACAGAGGCTTCTTACAAGGCAGGACTTACGCGTGCACAACAGGATCGTGATTTACGAATCAAACTAGCTGCAAAAGAAATTCAGCAAATTGAAAAGCAAGAAAATGCTGCAAAAATCCGAAAGGAAATTGTTGAAAAAGAATTAGACCATCACAATGAACAGATTGAAAAGGCCGAAGCTGTACAAACTGCCATGCAGGAGAAATTCACCAACAAGGAATTGTACAGCTGGATGAGCTCTCAAATTTCCGGCATCTATTTCCAAAGCTATAAATTGGCATATGATCTTGCCAAACAAGCTGAAAGGGCTTTCCGTTTTGAACTTGGACTTGATGAGTCCAATTATATCCAATTTGGTTATTGGGATAGCCGGAACAAAGGGCTGCTGGCCGCAGAGAAACTCGCTCTTGATCTCAAGCGGATTGAGACAGCCTATCTGGAAAAGAATTGCCGGGAATACGAACTAACGAAGAATATTTCACTTGTACTGCATGATCCTATGAGCCTGATCCAGCTTAAAGAGTCCGGAGTCTGTGAAATCCTCCTGCCGGAAGAACTCTTCGATGCCGATTATCCGGGCCACTATTTCAGGCGTATAAAAAACGTTAGTCTTACTATGCCTTGCGTGGTCGGTCCATACACCGGCATCAACTGTACCTTGTCGCTTCTCTCAAGCCGGATACGGGCCAAAGCCACGATCACTGATAATTACAGTGAAACCCTTGAGAGTGCCGATTCCCGATTTAGGTACGATTTTGCCTCGGTAAAAAGTATTGCAACCAGCCATGGGCAAAATGACAATGGAATGTTTGACCTCAATTTCCGGGATGAACGTTACTTGCCTTTTGAAGGCGCCGGCGTCATTTCACGTTGGTGCATTGAACTTCCTGAAGAAAATAATGCTTTTAATTTGAGTACCCTCTCAGACGTGGTTTTGAGACTAAACTACACCTCTCGTGAAGGTGGTCAACGCCTACGCAAAGAGGCAAAAGAATCACTGAATCGTTTACGTCAAAAGCTCAAAAAGGTAAAAAGCAATGAAAACGATGCACAACCTGGACTCAATCCGGCACTACAACGTCTCTTTAGTGCTCGGCATGAATTTCAAAAGGAATGGTATGCGTTTGTACAAACAAAGTCCAATGAAAAGGCCGAAATGCCCCTAAACATTACCTCAGAACATTTCCCATTCCTGTTCCGAGGCAAAAACAAAGATATCCATAAAATTAACATATTCTTAAAAGCAAAGAACGACGAATCACTCGAGGGTATTGAATTGATAAAGTTAGAAATAGCCCCTCCGGAGGCTTTTGATTTTGAACCACTGCCATTGGTTTGGCCTTTCACAGATAATGACAAACTACTTAAAGCCTTTAAAGAGCCACCACATCCCAATGAACCATGGGGGCTTGGCAAATGGGTTATTCGACGGGATATCGACTTGGCCGGCTTGTACAAGACCTCAGTCGAAGATCTGCTGTTTGTGTGTACCTACACTCTAAATGAAGACTAATACATAAAGGCGTAAATATAATAACAGAACCGTTATAACATACCCTAACAGCAGAACCGCTGCATGGTGGGCGTTGCTTTTTACTTGTTGTGTGTGCAGAAGATAAGAAACCAGTTCAATCTTCTGACTACCGTTATTGATTGGCAGCCAGAAGATTGAACTCAGATATAGAGATTTGGATCACACCGCATCAAAACGTTTAAACTGCATTGTAAAGGTGCCCCGGCCCTGGGTGGCGGAACGAAGAGCTGTGGAGTAGCCGAACATCCGTGACAAGGGAACAATGGCTTTTATAACCTGAATGCCGGATTTCGGAGCAATGGATTCCACCCTTCCGCCCCTGGCATTTAAATCTGCAATGGCATCGCCCATATTGGCGTCCGGCACAAACACCTCCACATCCATGATGGGTTCAAGCAGAGCCATCTTGGCTTTTTTAAGGGCCTCTTTTACCGCCATGGATGCACAGACTCCGAAACCGAGTTCAGAGGCCTTTCCCTCCTCATGGAACCCGTCCGCCAGAACAATCTCAACATCCACGATGGGATAGCCTCTAAGGAACCCGCCCTCCAGGCTTTCCCGGATTCCGGTTTCAATGGTCTGGATATACTGGGGGGCAATTTTTTCCTCGGGTACAAGGGATTTGAAAGTCACCCCCGTTCCCCGGGCCAAAGGATTAAGCTCCACCGTAACGCCGGCATGATGGGATTTCCCCTGGATCTCCCGTTCAAACACAGCCTGGCCGGTTGCGGACGCCGTAATGATTTCCCGGTATACCACCTGGGGTTTGCCCACATTTACACTGGTGTTGAACTCCTTGACCATCCTTGAAATGATGATCTCAAGATGCAGTTCTCCCATGCCCGACAAAATGGTCTGTCCGGTTTCCTCATCCTTGCTGGTTTTAAGGGTGGGATCCTCTATCAGGAATTTTGACAGCACATCATCGAGCTTTTCCTGGTCGGCATGGGTTTTGGGCTCAATGGCTATGGAGATAACAGGCTGGGCATATTCCATTTTCTCCAAAAATACAGGATGGTCAGGACTGCAAAGGGTATCGCCGGTGCCGGAATCCTTAAGCCCCACAATGCCGATGATGTCACCGGCCGATGCCTCATCCAGACGTTCGCGCTTGTTGGCGTGCATTCTTAAAAGTCGGGACAGTTTTTCCTTACGGTTCAGACCAGGGTTGAACACATCCGCACCCGAAGCAATTTTTCCTGAATAGATCCGGGCAAAAGAGAGTTTGCGCCCCTCAATCATGGAGACCTTAAAAATCAGGGCCGCCAGGGGGCCGTTTTTTTCCGGTTTGAACTCAAGGATCTCACCGGTTTCAGGATGCTCGCCCTTGACCGGAGGGACGTCCTTGGGGCTTGGAAGATAATAGTCAATGGCATCCAGAAGCGGCTGAACCCCTTTGTTTCTCAGGGCAGATCCGCACAAAACAGGCACCATGGTCCGACGGATGGTGGCAGCCCGGATCGCGGCCCGAAGCTCATCCACTGTGATCTCTTCCTCACCCAGGTATTTTTCCATGATGGTGTCATCAAGCTCGGACACAGCTTCCAGGAGTTTGTCCCGATACTCCTCGGCCAGTTCCAGAAACTCATCTTCAATGGGCCCGGCAGTATATTCAGCGCCCAGAGTCTCATCATTCCAGGCAATCTGCTCCATGGTCAAAAGGTCAATAACACCTGCGAACCGGTCCTCCGCCCCGATGGGCACCTGGATCATCACAGGATTGGCAGCCAGCTTTTCCCGGATGGAAGCACAGGCGGCAAAAAAATCAGCACCCGTACGGTCCATTTTATTGATAAAAGCCATTCTTGGCACCTTGTACCGGTCAGCCTGGCGCCACACAGTTTCGGACTGGGGCTCCACACCGCCCACGGCGCAAAATACGCCGATGGCCCCGTCAAGAACACGCAGAGCCCGCTCCACCTCCACGGTGAAATCCACATGGCCCGGGGTGTCAATGATCTGGATTGTAGCCCCTTTCCACTGGCAGTAGGTCACCGCCGAGGTAATAGTGATCCCCCGGTCCTGCTCATCCTGCATCCAGTCCATGGTGGCCTCGCCGTCATGAACTTCACCTATCTTATGGGATCTTCCCGTATAGTATAGAATACGTTCCGTAACCGTGGTTTTACCCGCGTCAATGTGGGCCATGATCCCGATGTTTCTAATTTTTGATATATTTTTTTGCTTGCTCATAGGTTTCGTATCTATTTAAATTCAGCTTAATATTCGGCATAGTGGTGATACAGTATTGCCATTTAGGTGTCAAGAAAATAGCTTGCAAAACCGCGCCCGGTTTAATAGAATTAATTTCCTTGTTGCAGGCCTGTGTGAGTCCTGCTTTAGGCAGTTGCCAACCGATCGGAGCCGTCCATATCTGTTATGATTCCAGGGTTTGAGACCATAGTTGAAGAACGCATCAAAGCAGCCCAGAAACAGGGCCGGTTTGATAATCTCCAGGGCAAGGGGAAACCTTTAGTATTTGATGACAGCCCTGTACCCAATGACCTTCGCATGGCTCATAAAATCTTGAAAAATTCAGGATTTCTGCCCCCTGAAATTGAAATTAGAAAACAGATGGACCAGGTGCGCGAACTCATGGACCATGCAGAACCGGCGTCAACGGAAAAGTCAAAACTGCACAAAAAACTAAATTACCTGATGGCCAAGCTGGATGCGGTCCGCTCAACCGGACCCGGCAGCACCCTGGTCCGGGGTCAGTACAGAACCGCATTATTGAGAAAAATAAAATGAATATTCGCAAAAAAGATAAAGACGGATTATTTAAAAACATTTTTGTGGCCTATTTCATCCTCCTGCTCCACGTATTTCTTCTGGCCGGCATCGGCCTTACCGTGGTGCTGTTCCAGGGAATTTATCA is drawn from uncultured Desulfobacter sp. and contains these coding sequences:
- the fusA gene encoding elongation factor G translates to MSKQKNISKIRNIGIMAHIDAGKTTVTERILYYTGRSHKIGEVHDGEATMDWMQDEQDRGITITSAVTYCQWKGATIQIIDTPGHVDFTVEVERALRVLDGAIGVFCAVGGVEPQSETVWRQADRYKVPRMAFINKMDRTGADFFAACASIREKLAANPVMIQVPIGAEDRFAGVIDLLTMEQIAWNDETLGAEYTAGPIEDEFLELAEEYRDKLLEAVSELDDTIMEKYLGEEEITVDELRAAIRAATIRRTMVPVLCGSALRNKGVQPLLDAIDYYLPSPKDVPPVKGEHPETGEILEFKPEKNGPLAALIFKVSMIEGRKLSFARIYSGKIASGADVFNPGLNRKEKLSRLLRMHANKRERLDEASAGDIIGIVGLKDSGTGDTLCSPDHPVFLEKMEYAQPVISIAIEPKTHADQEKLDDVLSKFLIEDPTLKTSKDEETGQTILSGMGELHLEIIISRMVKEFNTSVNVGKPQVVYREIITASATGQAVFEREIQGKSHHAGVTVELNPLARGTGVTFKSLVPEEKIAPQYIQTIETGIRESLEGGFLRGYPIVDVEIVLADGFHEEGKASELGFGVCASMAVKEALKKAKMALLEPIMDVEVFVPDANMGDAIADLNARGGRVESIAPKSGIQVIKAIVPLSRMFGYSTALRSATQGRGTFTMQFKRFDAV
- a CDS encoding DnaJ family domain-containing protein codes for the protein MIPGFETIVEERIKAAQKQGRFDNLQGKGKPLVFDDSPVPNDLRMAHKILKNSGFLPPEIEIRKQMDQVRELMDHAEPASTEKSKLHKKLNYLMAKLDAVRSTGPGSTLVRGQYRTALLRKIK